In Thermomicrobiales bacterium, the genomic stretch CTGGTCGGAGGTCGCCTTCGCGGCGGTCGAGGACAAGACCGAAGGCCGCGTGGTGGTCGACGGCATCATGCTTGGCATTGGCCTTCCGGGACAAACGCCGAACCCGATCGAATGGCGGGTGGAGAAAGGCAAGGCGGTCGCGATCGAGGGTGGCGAAGAGGCCGAGCGGCTCAAGGCGGTCATCAAGGACGTGCCGGGCGCCGATGTGATCGGCGAGTTTGCCTTCGGCACGAGCGAGAAGTCGCCGACCGGATCGCCATCGGAGAAGGGGTTGCTGGGCACGGTGCATTTCGCGCTCGGTGACAACCACAATGCCTATCCCGGCGGCCAGAACGTGAGCAAGCTCCATCTGGACGGCAACTGTCTGAACGCGTCGCTGATGATCGAGGACACAGGGGTGTATATCGTCAAGGATGGGAAGTGGGCGTTGTAGGGCTTTGAGTCCGGAGTCCGGAGTCCGGAGTCCGGAGTCCGGAGTCCGGAGTTCGGAGTTCGGAGTCCAGGGTCCAGAGTTCGGAGTCCAGGGTCCAGAGTTCGGAGTCCAGGGTCCAGAGTCCGGGGTCCGGGGGCCTGGGGCCTGAGACGGTGGATAGAGACGAAACGAAGGTTCGGTAGACCATGAACGGATCAAACGGTGGGGTGACGGTAGTCCCCCTCGACCAGGTGAACGAGATTCCGTTGCCGAATGGCAGCTGGAGCAAGATGATGCTGACGGGTGATTCCGTGGCTGGCATCGTCTCATCGTTGGGGTACTCGGTTTTCACGCCGGGGACCGAAATGACGATGGTTTCGCATGAGGTCGAGGAGGTCGCGTTCGTCGTCGCGGGGACGGGCGAGCTGCGCACCGAGCAGGGCGCGGTTCCCTTCTCGGCCGGCGACGCCGTGCATATCGCGCCCCATCTTTGGCACGCGGTGGTCAACACCGGTGACGACGACGTGATCATGGTCTTCGGATTTCCCTATCCGGCGTATCCCCCGACGGAGCGGAAATGATGGTGACGGGCGTGGAAATAGGAAATAGGAAATAGGAAATGGCCAGAACGACGAGGGTTGCCGCGAGGCATCGATGTTCAGGTGTGCGGCGCGAACCGCACGACCTTTCCCTTTCCCATTTCCTATTTCCCATTTCCACCCGTGGAGCGCACCGTGTCTGATCAGTATCTTCGCGAGCAACTTGTTTGGGCGTGCCGGATTCTTGGCATGCAGGGCCATGGGGATTACACCCTGGGGCATGTCAGCGTGCGTGACGGCGACACGGTCATCATGAAACGCAACGGCATCGGCCTGGAAGAAGTGACCGACGACGCGCTGCTCACCATCGATCTGGATGGAAATCGGTTGGCGGGGAACGGCCCGGTCCATCTCGAATCGGTGCTGCATACCTCGGTTTACCGCGCCCGGCCGGATGTGCACGCGGTGGTGCACACGCACCCGCTCTACTCGACCGCTTTCGGCGCCACCGACGCCAAGCTGGAGATGATCAATCACGACGCGGTCCTCTTCTATGACGGATTGGCGTACTTCGACAAGACCGCCGAACTGATCATGACCCCGGAGCAGGGGGAATCGGTGGCGGCGGCATTGGGCCAGAAACGCGTGGTGATCATGCGCGGGCATGGCGTGCTGGTCACCGGCAAGACGCTGCCCTGGGTGGTCTACACCGCGTTGACACTGGAGCGGGTGCTGCAGATTCAGTCGATCGCGCGCTCGTTCGGCGAGCTGACGCCGATGTCGGATGAGATGGCCAGTACGGTCTATCAGGACAAGTACCGTGACGAGTTCATCGGGAATTATTGGAACTACCTGATCCGCGAAGTGGAGCGTGCGGGGTACGCGCCGGACGACGAGAGGGCACGGAGGCCCTCTGCTACGAAAGATGCGGAGGGGGCCGGACACGCGCCGGACGACGAGAGGGCACGGAGGCCCTCTGCTACGGATGACGGGGCGGAGCGGTCGATGCGCGCGCCAGTTCGGGAGGTGGTCTGATGCTTGCGCCGATCGAAATCCACGCGCCCCGTTCGGTTTCGGACGCGTCCGCGTTGCTGCGGCAGTTTGGCGATGACGCCGCGGTGTACGCGGGCGGCACCGAACTGCTGATCGTCATGAAGGAACGGCTGACCCCGGTCAACCGACTGATCGATATCAAGAAGATCGATGGGCTGCGGGAGATCGCCCGAGCGGAATCCGGCGCGCTGACCATCGGCGCGTTGGCGACCCATCGCGACATCGCGCGCAACCCGCTGGTGCGGGAGCACGCGCCGTATTTCGCCGCGCTGGAAGGAATCATCGCCAACACGCGGGTGCGGGCGGCGGGCACCATCGGAGGCAATCTCTGTTTCGCCGAACCGCATTCCGATCCAGCCACGTTGCTGGCCGCGATCGAGGCATCGGTCACGCTGGAATCGTCCGATGGCAGCCGCGAGGTGCCGGTGGAGGAGTTCTTTCACGGACTGCTGGAGACCGACCGGCAGGCTGACGAGATCATGACGAAGATCACGTTGCCAGCCCTCTGGAACACGACCGGGGTTTCGTACCAGCGGTTCAAGACCCATGAGCGCCCGGTTGCCACCGTGGCGGCGGCGGTGTCGGTGAAGGATGGCGTCATCGACGATGCGCGGGTGGTCGTCGGTTCGGTTGGTCCGAAACCACAGCGAATGCGTACCGTGGAAGAGACGATCCGCGGACAGGAATCGGGACTGCCCCTCTTCCAACAGGCCGGAATGCTCGCCGCGAGCGAGGCCGAGATCGACGAAGAGGGTTTCGAATCGGCCGACTACAAGCGTCACCTGGTGGCTGTTTACGTCCAGAAGGCGTTGCAGAACGCCGCCGATCAAGCGAAGGCTCGCCAATCATGAGCACCGCAACCGAACTGAACACCCAGATTACCGTCGAGACCACTGTCAATGGGCAGCGTGTCCGCAAGCCGGTCGAAGCGCGGCGCATGTTGCTCGATTTCATCCGCGACGACCTGAATCTCAAGGGAACCAAGCGCTCCTGCGATTCGCAGGTCTGCGGGGCGTGCACGGTGCTCGTCGATGGGTTGCCGGTCAGTTCGTGCTGCACGCTGGCGTACGAGGCGACCGGCAAAGAGATCGTCACCGTGGAGGGCTCGCGCGCAATGGATCGCTCGATCCGGTGCAGGAAGCGTTCATCGCGGAATCGGCCATTCAATGCGGCTTCTGCACGCCTGGCATGGTTCTGGCGGTCAAGGCGTTGTTGGCGGACAACCCGAATCCGACCCGCGCCGAGATCGAGCAGAACCTGAGCAGCAATCTCTGCCGCTGCACTGGCTACTGGAACATCATCGACGCGGTCGAACGCGCGGCCAAGCGGCTGCAGGAGGGGGACCAATGACTGTCGGAACCGATACCCCCCGGATCGACGCGCGCGCCAAGGCGATCGGCGAAACGAAGTTCGCGGGCGATCTGGTCATTCCGGGCATGGTCTACGGGAAGTTGATCCGGAGCCCGTTCGCGGCCGCGAAGATCACCCGCATCGACGCACGCGCCGCCAAGGCATTGCCGGGCGTGATCACCGTCATGACCGGAGACGATGTGCTCGACATCGATCCCTACTACGGGCATGCCATCAAGGACCGTCCCCTGATCGCCATCGATCGGGTGCGGTTCGCGGGTGAGCCGGTGGTGGCGATCGCGGCCGAGACACCGGAGATCGCCGCCGATGCGGCCGACTTGGTGGAGATCGACTACGAGCCGATGGAGGCGGTGCTTTCCA encodes the following:
- a CDS encoding cupin domain-containing protein — its product is MNGSNGGVTVVPLDQVNEIPLPNGSWSKMMLTGDSVAGIVSSLGYSVFTPGTEMTMVSHEVEEVAFVVAGTGELRTEQGAVPFSAGDAVHIAPHLWHAVVNTGDDDVIMVFGFPYPAYPPTERK
- a CDS encoding class II aldolase/adducin family protein, with amino-acid sequence MSDQYLREQLVWACRILGMQGHGDYTLGHVSVRDGDTVIMKRNGIGLEEVTDDALLTIDLDGNRLAGNGPVHLESVLHTSVYRARPDVHAVVHTHPLYSTAFGATDAKLEMINHDAVLFYDGLAYFDKTAELIMTPEQGESVAAALGQKRVVIMRGHGVLVTGKTLPWVVYTALTLERVLQIQSIARSFGELTPMSDEMASTVYQDKYRDEFIGNYWNYLIREVERAGYAPDDERARRPSATKDAEGAGHAPDDERARRPSATDDGAERSMRAPVREVV
- a CDS encoding 2Fe-2S iron-sulfur cluster-binding protein — translated: MHGARRWVAGQFVLHAGVRGDRQRDRHRGGLARNGSLDPVQEAFIAESAIQCGFCTPGMVLAVKALLADNPNPTRAEIEQNLSSNLCRCTGYWNIIDAVERAAKRLQEGDQ
- a CDS encoding xanthine dehydrogenase family protein subunit M: MLAPIEIHAPRSVSDASALLRQFGDDAAVYAGGTELLIVMKERLTPVNRLIDIKKIDGLREIARAESGALTIGALATHRDIARNPLVREHAPYFAALEGIIANTRVRAAGTIGGNLCFAEPHSDPATLLAAIEASVTLESSDGSREVPVEEFFHGLLETDRQADEIMTKITLPALWNTTGVSYQRFKTHERPVATVAAAVSVKDGVIDDARVVVGSVGPKPQRMRTVEETIRGQESGLPLFQQAGMLAASEAEIDEEGFESADYKRHLVAVYVQKALQNAADQAKARQS